One window of the Gambusia affinis linkage group LG01, SWU_Gaff_1.0, whole genome shotgun sequence genome contains the following:
- the LOC122833189 gene encoding methylenetetrahydrofolate reductase-like: MDFCSADEREQGSRVSTLALFLTMVNQVQQVDGSWLSCRGDSSGASNSSAESSKESSRCSTPLLDADRSDRLREKMRKRIDSGDQWFSLEFFPPRTASGAVNLISRFDRMGSGGPLFIDVTWHPAGDPGSDKETSSMMIASTAVNYCGLESILHLTCCNQTKEKITGYLAKAKHLGLKNIMALRELWFSSDPVGDDWEDEEGGFNFAVDLVKHIRSEFDEYFDICVAGESLCHPEAESYEQDLQHLKEKVDAGADFVITQLFFRPDTFLKFLDDCRAVGITCPILPGIFPIQGYQSLRQLVKLSKLEVPEEITKVIEPIKDNDAAIRNYGIHQAVDMCRVLLDSGKVPGLHFYTLNREVAPMEVLRQLGLWVEDPRRPLPWAVSANPKRKVEDVRPIFWASRPKSYIYRTQDWDEFPNGRWGNSSSPAFGELNDYYLFYLKSKSSKEALLQMWGEELKNEQSVFEVFTCYITAQPNRNGQKVLCLPWNDEPLAPETNFLKDELEKVNRRGVLTINSQPNINGKPSADPVVGWGPPGGYVFQKAYLEFFTSSENVTALLKVLKKYEPRVNYHIVDVHGHNMTNAHEMQPNAVTWGIFPGREIVQPTVVDPVSFMYWKDEAFALWIEQWAKLYEDESPSRMIVKYIHDNYFLVNLVDNDFPLDSCLWRVIDMFGTAGTPAAMAGLTVNHGVSNDLLRKETIQ; encoded by the exons ATGGATTTCTGTTCAGCAGATGAAAGGGAGCAGGGCTCCAGAGTCAGCACGTTGG ccttgTTTCTCACTATGGTGAACCAGGTGCAGCAGGTGGACGGCAGCTGGCTGTCGTGTCGAGGCGACTCCAGCGGCGCCAGCAACAGCAGCGCCGAGAGCTCCAAGGAGAGCTCCCGCTGCTCCACCCCGCTGCTGGACGCAGACCGCTCTGATCGGCTGCGggagaagatgaggaagaggattGACTCCGGAGATCAGTGGTTCTCCCTGGAGTTCTTCCCTCCACGCACGGCCAGCGGGGCTGTCAACTTGATCTCCAG GTTTGACCGAATGGGTTCTGGAGGACCGCTCTTCATTGACGTCACCTGGCACCCAGCGGGAGACCCCGGCTCAGACAAGGAGACGTCCTCCATGATGATTGCCAGCACAGCGGTCAACTATTGTGGCCTGGAGAGCATCCTCCACCTGACCTGCTGCAACCAAACCAAGGAGAAGATCACCGGCTACCTGGCGAAGGCAAAGCACCTGGGCCTGAAGAACATCATGGCGCTGAGGGAG CTCTGGTTCTCTTCAGATCCAGTGGGAGACGACTGGGAGGACGAGGAAGGAGGCTTCAACTTTGCCGTTGACCTGGTTAAGCACATTCGATCAGAGTTTGACGAATACTTTGACATTTGTGTTGCTGGTGA gtCTTTGTGCCACCCTGAGGCAGAAAGCTACGAGCAGGATCTGCAGCACCTGAAGGAGAAAGTGGACGCTGGTGCAGACTTTGTCATCACGCAGCTGTTCTTCCGGCCTGACACCTTCCTGAAGTTCCTGGATGACTGCAGGGCGGTCGGGATCACATGTCCCATCCTTCCTGGAATCTTTCCCATCCAG GGATACCAGTCGTTACGTCAGCTTGTCAAGCTGTCTAAACTTGAAGTACCAGAGGAGATCACTAAAGTCATAGAACCCATCAAGGACAACGATGCTGCTATCCGGAACTATGGGATCCATCAGGCGGTGGACATGTGTCGCGTCCTGCTGGACAGCGGAAAGGTACCAGGCCTCCACTTCTACACTCTGAACCGAGAAGTTGCCCCCATGGAGGTCCTCCGACAGCTGGGCCTGTGGGTAGAAGACCCCAG ACGCCCTCTTCCCTGGGCCGTTAGTGCAAATCCCAAACGGAAGGTAGAGGATGTCCGACCAATTTTCTGGGCCTCCAGACCAAAGAGCTACATCTACAGGACCCAGGACTGGGACGAGTTCCCCAACGGCAGATG GGGAAACTCTTCGTCTCCAGCTTTCGGAGAATTAAATGACTACTAcctgttttacttaaaaagtaAGTCCTCTAAGGAAGCACTTCTACAGATGTGGGGGGAGGAACTGAAGAACGAACAAAGCGTCTTTGAAGTCTTCACATGCTACATCACAGCACAACCAAACCGAAACGGACAGAAG GTGTTGTGCTTACCCTGGAACGACGAGCCTTTGGCCCCAGAGACCAACTTTTTGAAAGACGAGCTTGAGAAGGTCAACAGACGTGGAGTCCTCACCATCAACTCGCAGCCCAACATCAATGGCAAACCATCCGCAGACCCTGTGGTGGGCTGGGGTCCTCCAGGAGGATATGTCTTCCAGAAG GCCTACCTGGAGTTTTTCACCTCCAGTGAAAACGTCACAGCCCTCCTGAAGGTCCTGAAGAAGTACGAGCCTCGTGTCAACTATCACATTGTCGACGTGCAT GGGCATAACATGACCAACGCACACGAAATGCAGCCTAACGCGGTGACATGGGGCATCTTCCCAGGCAGAGAGATCGTCCAGCCCACTGTAGTGGACCCAGTCAGCTTCATGTACTGGAAG GACGAGGCGTTTGCTTTGTGGATCGAACAGTGGGCCAAACTCTACGAAGACGAGTCGCCGTCACGAATGATCGTCAAGTACATCCACGATAACTACTTCCTGGTCAATCTGGTGGATAACGACTTTCCCCTGGACAGCTGTCTGTGGCGGGTCATCGACATGTTCGGAACCGCTGGAACGCCAGCAGCGATGGCGGGGCTCACAGTAAACCACGGCGTTTCTAATGACTTGTTGAGGAAAGAGACAATTCAGtga